CAAGTTGAAATGCAAGTTTTATAGCTTCTCTTGGACTTTTTACGAGATACCCATTGTACTCTAAAAAGTCTTTTAATACTTTCCAGGATAATTCAAAAGACATTTCAAAAAATTGTATAATTCCTGCTCTATCTAATTCATCCATATCTTCCATATTGATATATTTTTTTAATAACTTATATGATTTTTCAAAATTTTGAAATCTTTGCTTCCAACGTATATCTTTTTTATTCATTAAAATCTCTCCTTTTATAATATATATTTATTATACCAAAAAAATAGTTCTTTAATTGTATTATAACAGATAAAATTTCTCTGATTTTTAAAATTAAATTCAACAAAAATAGATGACATATATATGTATAAAATATATAAAAAATGGCCAGTATATATAAAATACATATAGGAAGTGTGTGATATGGCATATTATGAAT
This genomic stretch from Marinitoga litoralis harbors:
- a CDS encoding nucleotidyltransferase substrate binding protein, which encodes MNKKDIRWKQRFQNFEKSYKLLKKYINMEDMDELDRAGIIQFFEMSFELSWKVLKDFLEYNGYLVKSPREAIKLAFQLEIIDNGEYWLKALEDRNLTVHTYDENTAMEIVKKIKGIYLPELDKFYENMLKELKK